The following proteins are co-located in the Polystyrenella longa genome:
- a CDS encoding DUF1501 domain-containing protein, whose protein sequence is MSILLEQTRRHFFSDCAVGLGSVALANLLSDNDLYANSDSNPSSVTQSHFEPKAKNVIYLFMAGGPSQFDLFSEKPKLNELNGQTAPDSFFPKEKSFAFIGKGAKLLGSKRKFRRYGESGLSVSELMPHTGEVADDICMLNGVVTDVFNHGPAKLFMNTGFQVPGRPSLGSWVTYGLGSESQNLPGFVVLQSGPRGPRAGSALWSSGFLPSTHQGVPFRGTGDAILNLNSPEGFDREKERGFYDLVGDLNQQRYDVTRDPEIRTRIAASEMAYRMQTSAPELMEIGSEPQHILEMYGAEPGANSYANNCLLARRMIERGVRFVQLYHTDWDHHGNKGDNLGEPLEQRCREVDAASAALVKDLKQRGLLDDTIIIWGGEFGRTPMGEVREEFPGRDHHIDAFSMWVAGGGFKPGGQYGVTDELGFAVTEEKIHVHDLHATLLHQLGFDHEKLSFRFQGRDFRLTDVHGRVVKEVLV, encoded by the coding sequence ATGTCGATCTTACTTGAACAAACTCGCAGGCATTTCTTCTCCGATTGCGCCGTCGGTTTAGGCTCAGTGGCCTTGGCTAATCTGCTATCGGATAACGATCTGTACGCCAATTCCGATTCAAATCCCTCCTCGGTGACACAGAGTCATTTCGAACCGAAAGCAAAGAATGTCATCTACCTGTTCATGGCAGGCGGGCCTTCGCAGTTCGATCTCTTCTCCGAGAAGCCGAAGTTAAATGAATTAAACGGTCAAACGGCCCCGGACTCCTTCTTTCCCAAAGAGAAAAGTTTCGCCTTCATTGGAAAAGGAGCGAAGCTGCTGGGTTCCAAACGAAAGTTTCGCAGGTATGGCGAAAGTGGCCTCTCCGTGAGCGAACTGATGCCTCACACGGGAGAGGTGGCCGACGATATCTGCATGCTCAACGGAGTTGTCACAGACGTCTTTAATCATGGCCCCGCCAAGTTGTTTATGAATACCGGTTTCCAGGTTCCCGGTCGACCAAGCCTCGGTTCCTGGGTGACGTACGGTCTCGGAAGTGAATCGCAAAATCTCCCTGGTTTTGTTGTACTGCAATCGGGCCCTCGCGGACCACGTGCGGGCAGTGCCCTCTGGTCGAGTGGTTTTCTACCGAGCACCCATCAAGGAGTTCCCTTCCGCGGAACGGGAGACGCCATTCTGAACCTGAATAGTCCGGAAGGTTTTGACCGCGAGAAGGAACGGGGCTTTTATGATCTCGTAGGTGACTTGAATCAACAGCGGTACGATGTGACTCGCGACCCGGAAATCCGCACGCGCATTGCCGCCAGCGAAATGGCCTACCGCATGCAGACGAGTGCCCCCGAGTTAATGGAAATCGGATCGGAACCGCAGCATATTCTGGAGATGTACGGAGCCGAACCTGGAGCGAACTCTTATGCAAACAATTGCCTGCTTGCCCGTCGCATGATCGAACGAGGCGTTCGGTTTGTGCAGTTGTATCACACCGACTGGGACCATCATGGGAACAAGGGAGACAACCTGGGCGAACCCCTCGAACAACGTTGTCGAGAAGTCGACGCCGCTTCCGCTGCCCTCGTCAAAGATTTAAAACAACGGGGTTTACTGGACGACACGATCATCATCTGGGGAGGTGAATTCGGCCGGACTCCCATGGGTGAAGTGCGGGAAGAATTTCCCGGTCGCGATCATCATATTGACGCATTCAGCATGTGGGTCGCCGGTGGCGGCTTCAAACCTGGCGGCCAGTACGGTGTCACTGACGAACTGGGCTTCGCCGTTACTGAAGAGAAAATCCACGTCCACGACCTGCACGCTACCCTGCTCCACCAACTCGGCTTCGACCACGAAAAACTCTCCTTCCGCTTCCAGGGAAGAGATTTCCGCCTGACCGACGTGCATGGTCGCGTGGTTAAGGAAGTCTTGGTGTAA